Proteins encoded within one genomic window of Streptomyces sp. NBC_01314:
- a CDS encoding sugar phosphate isomerase/epimerase family protein — protein sequence MALKLGAYTACLHDRTLPEALDILKENGLTSVEVNTGGFIPSPHCPVDLLLSSATAREEYLAAFADRGMELTGLNCNGNPLNPLPGVGPKHADDLRRTIRLAGLLGVKHVVTMSGTPGSDPDAKYPSWVVNPWDGVYMDVLDYQWGVAVEFWKEIDALARENDIRVAIEMHPHNVVFSPVTLKRLVDEGGLTNVGAEMDPSHLMWQGMDIVASVKWLGPLVFHAAAKDATLCPGADIRGVLDTSFTRVPADAHGKVPTGYGFWCNAWPENPAWKFVAVGEGNDVPFWTEFLRALADIDPDMAVNIEHEDAAYSQTEGLALAAKNLHAASAAV from the coding sequence ATGGCCCTCAAGCTCGGCGCCTACACCGCCTGCCTGCACGACCGGACACTCCCCGAGGCCCTCGACATCCTCAAGGAGAACGGTCTGACCTCGGTCGAGGTCAACACCGGCGGCTTCATCCCCTCCCCGCACTGCCCGGTCGACCTGCTGCTGTCCTCGGCCACGGCCCGCGAGGAGTACCTGGCGGCCTTCGCCGACCGGGGCATGGAACTCACCGGCCTCAACTGCAACGGCAACCCGCTCAACCCGCTTCCTGGTGTCGGCCCCAAGCACGCCGACGACCTGCGCCGCACCATCCGCCTCGCGGGCCTGCTCGGCGTGAAGCACGTCGTCACCATGTCCGGCACACCGGGCTCCGACCCCGACGCCAAGTACCCCTCCTGGGTCGTCAACCCCTGGGACGGCGTCTACATGGACGTCCTGGACTACCAGTGGGGCGTGGCCGTCGAGTTCTGGAAGGAGATCGACGCGCTCGCCCGGGAGAACGACATCCGGGTGGCCATCGAGATGCACCCGCACAACGTGGTGTTCTCCCCGGTCACACTGAAGCGTCTCGTCGACGAGGGCGGTCTGACGAACGTCGGCGCGGAGATGGACCCCTCGCACCTGATGTGGCAGGGCATGGACATCGTGGCCTCCGTCAAGTGGCTGGGCCCGCTGGTGTTCCACGCCGCCGCGAAGGACGCCACGCTCTGCCCCGGCGCCGACATCCGCGGTGTCCTGGACACGTCGTTCACGCGCGTGCCCGCCGATGCGCACGGCAAGGTCCCCACCGGCTACGGCTTCTGGTGCAACGCCTGGCCCGAGAACCCGGCCTGGAAGTTCGTCGCCGTCGGCGAGGGCAACGACGTCCCCTTCTGGACCGAGTTCCTGCGCGCCCTCGCCGACATCGACCCGGACATGGCCGTGAACATCGAGCACGAGGACGCGGCCTACTCCCAGACGGAGGGCCTGGCCCTGGCGGCGAAGAATCTGCACGCGGCATCGGCAGCCGTCTGA
- the iolB gene encoding 5-deoxy-glucuronate isomerase translates to MSDANRYHLPRGTSADGPYDLLVTPESAGWGYSGLRVLTLKAGEAHALSTGDSEFLVLPLTGSCTVTTDGKAFELAGRTGVFASATDFAYVPRGSQTLISSASGGRFALPSARTGRNGLPARYGRKEDVPVELRGAGACSRQVNNYCLPGTFEAEQLLVCEVLTPGGNWSSYPPHKHDEVRIDEAGDPVESELEEIYYFEVAGDGNGFGYQRVYGTAERPIDVLAEIRSGDTVLIPHGWHGPSVAAPGYDLYYLNVMAGPGQDRAWLICDDPAHGWVRGTWAAQDVDDRLPFGENR, encoded by the coding sequence GTGAGCGACGCGAACAGGTACCACCTGCCGAGGGGGACTTCCGCCGACGGCCCGTACGACCTCCTGGTCACGCCGGAGTCGGCGGGCTGGGGATACTCCGGCCTCAGGGTGCTGACTCTGAAGGCGGGCGAGGCACATGCCCTGTCCACCGGGGACTCCGAGTTCCTGGTCCTACCGCTGACGGGCTCCTGCACCGTCACCACGGACGGCAAGGCCTTCGAACTGGCCGGTCGAACGGGCGTGTTCGCCTCGGCCACCGACTTCGCCTATGTGCCGCGCGGGTCGCAGACTCTCATCAGCAGCGCGTCCGGGGGACGGTTCGCGCTGCCCTCCGCCCGTACCGGGCGGAACGGCCTTCCCGCCCGGTACGGGCGCAAGGAGGACGTGCCCGTCGAACTGCGCGGCGCCGGAGCGTGCTCCCGGCAGGTCAACAACTACTGCCTGCCGGGCACGTTCGAGGCCGAGCAGTTGCTGGTGTGCGAAGTACTGACCCCCGGTGGCAACTGGTCGTCGTATCCGCCGCACAAGCACGACGAGGTGCGCATCGACGAGGCCGGCGACCCGGTCGAGTCGGAGCTGGAGGAGATCTACTACTTCGAGGTCGCCGGCGACGGGAACGGCTTCGGCTACCAGCGGGTCTACGGGACGGCCGAGCGGCCGATCGACGTGCTCGCCGAGATCCGCTCCGGCGACACCGTCCTCATCCCGCACGGCTGGCACGGCCCGTCCGTCGCCGCGCCCGGCTACGACCTGTACTACCTCAACGTCATGGCCGGTCCCGGGCAGGACCGCGCCTGGCTGATCTGCGACGACCCCGCGCACGGCTGGGTGCGCGGCACCTGGGCCGCGCAGGACGTCGACGACCGGCTGCCCTTCGGAGAGAACCGATGA
- a CDS encoding Gfo/Idh/MocA family protein, producing the protein MTTSGKPISVAVIGAGMAGRSHASGYRNVNTVFGAGLPPVRLAAIADANVALGEDAARRYGFEKALPSWEAVVEDPTIDAVSIVVGNALHRPIAEALVAAGKHVLCEKPLAGSLEDARAMAELERSAEVVTSVGYTFRRSPGIAAIRDHVQRGELGDLTLFGGRYWCDYAIDPNGPLSWRFKGGPGSGALGDVGSHVIDAAEYVAGPIASVSGAMLSTQIPKRPLPLGAVVGHNAAPVSEEFGEVENEDTASFTARFESGLVGTFSVTRTGFGLPNGLFFDVLGLGGRAAFDQHRPAEYLFDDAQPDGRTRGARQIIAGPQMPYFAGGVPMEAAGVGAGNGDNFIYQARAFLDQVAGVAEPLPACATFADALRTMEIIKAVVESSRAGGTAVAVPPVA; encoded by the coding sequence ATGACGACTTCGGGCAAGCCCATCTCCGTCGCGGTCATCGGCGCCGGTATGGCCGGCCGCAGCCATGCCTCCGGTTACCGCAACGTCAACACGGTCTTCGGCGCCGGGCTGCCGCCGGTCCGGCTGGCCGCGATAGCCGACGCCAATGTCGCGCTGGGCGAGGACGCCGCGCGCCGCTACGGGTTCGAGAAGGCGCTTCCCAGCTGGGAGGCCGTGGTCGAGGACCCGACGATCGACGCGGTGAGCATCGTCGTCGGAAACGCCCTGCACCGGCCGATCGCGGAGGCGCTGGTCGCGGCGGGCAAGCACGTGCTGTGCGAGAAGCCGTTGGCCGGGTCGCTCGAAGACGCCCGTGCGATGGCCGAGTTGGAGCGTTCCGCCGAGGTCGTCACCTCCGTCGGCTACACCTTCCGCCGCTCCCCCGGCATCGCCGCGATCCGCGACCACGTCCAGCGCGGCGAGCTGGGTGACCTGACCCTGTTCGGCGGCCGATACTGGTGCGACTACGCGATCGACCCGAACGGCCCGCTGAGCTGGCGGTTCAAGGGCGGCCCGGGTTCCGGCGCGCTGGGTGACGTCGGCTCGCACGTCATCGACGCCGCCGAGTACGTGGCCGGGCCCATCGCCTCGGTCTCCGGTGCCATGCTGTCGACGCAGATCCCCAAGCGCCCGCTGCCGCTGGGCGCAGTCGTCGGGCACAACGCCGCACCGGTCTCCGAGGAGTTCGGCGAGGTCGAGAACGAGGACACCGCGTCGTTCACGGCCCGCTTCGAGTCCGGGCTCGTGGGCACGTTCTCGGTGACGCGCACCGGCTTCGGCCTGCCCAACGGGCTTTTCTTCGACGTCCTGGGCCTCGGCGGCCGGGCCGCGTTCGACCAGCACCGGCCCGCCGAGTACCTCTTCGACGACGCCCAGCCCGACGGCCGTACGCGCGGCGCCCGGCAGATCATCGCCGGACCGCAGATGCCGTACTTCGCGGGCGGCGTCCCCATGGAGGCGGCCGGTGTGGGTGCCGGCAACGGCGACAACTTCATCTACCAGGCCCGCGCCTTCCTCGACCAGGTCGCGGGGGTCGCCGAGCCGCTGCCGGCCTGTGCCACGTTCGCCGACGCGCTGCGGACGATGGAGATCATCAAGGCCGTCGTCGAGTCCTCCCGGGCCGGTGGCACCGCCGTCGCGGTCCCGCCCGTCGCCTGA
- the iolD gene encoding 3D-(3,5/4)-trihydroxycyclohexane-1,2-dione acylhydrolase (decyclizing) — MNTVRLTTAQALVRFLANQYSERDGQEHRLIPGVWGIFGHGNVAGIGQALLQAAATGEADLPYYLARNEQGMVHASVAYAKMRDRLAAFACTASTGPGSTNMITGAALATTNRIPVLLLPSDMFATRAADPVLQQLEDTRGGDVTVNDAFRAVSKYFDRISRPEQLIPAALAAMRVLTDPVETGAVTLALPQDVQAEGFDWPLSFFRRRVWHVGRPVPEPAAVERAAALLRGARKPLIVAGGGTVYSGAETQLRAFAEATGIPVADTHAGKGAVAWDHPCAVGGIGSTGSYAANELAKEADVVLGIGTRYSDFTTASHTVFGNPGVTFVNLNVARLDAVKHSAEPLVADARLGIQALAGVLTDWEVDPSYRRRTRELIARTREIEEECFAPERNTGALPAQTQILGALNDVLGDRDVVINAAGSMPGDLQQLWRARDPKAYHVEYAYSCMGYEVAAGVGAKMADPSREVVVLVGDGSYLMMAQEIVTMVSEGLKTIIVLVQNHGFASIGALSESLGSQRFGTKYRFRDGSSGQLDGEVLPVDLAANASSLGAYVLHATSVDEFRAAMEKAKAATRTTVVHVETDLYGPNPPGHGWWDVPVSETSALDSTRTAYETYAAHKRDQRHYL, encoded by the coding sequence ATGAACACGGTACGACTGACAACCGCCCAGGCCCTCGTGCGCTTCCTGGCCAATCAGTACAGCGAGCGCGACGGCCAGGAGCACCGCCTCATCCCCGGCGTCTGGGGCATCTTCGGGCACGGCAACGTCGCCGGCATCGGCCAGGCCCTCCTCCAGGCCGCGGCGACCGGCGAGGCCGACCTGCCCTACTACTTGGCGCGCAACGAGCAGGGCATGGTGCACGCGTCGGTGGCGTACGCGAAGATGCGCGACCGGCTGGCGGCCTTCGCCTGCACGGCGTCGACCGGGCCCGGCTCGACCAACATGATCACGGGTGCCGCGCTGGCGACGACCAACCGCATCCCCGTACTCCTGCTGCCCAGCGACATGTTCGCCACCCGTGCCGCCGACCCCGTCCTCCAACAGCTGGAGGACACCCGGGGCGGGGACGTCACCGTCAACGACGCCTTCCGTGCCGTGTCCAAGTACTTCGACCGCATCTCACGCCCCGAGCAGCTGATCCCGGCCGCGCTGGCCGCGATGCGGGTGCTCACCGACCCCGTCGAAACCGGCGCCGTCACCCTCGCGCTGCCGCAGGACGTGCAGGCGGAAGGCTTCGACTGGCCGCTTTCCTTCTTCCGCCGTCGCGTCTGGCACGTAGGCCGCCCGGTCCCCGAACCCGCTGCGGTCGAGCGGGCCGCCGCGCTGCTGCGCGGCGCGCGGAAGCCACTGATCGTTGCCGGTGGCGGCACGGTGTACTCCGGCGCCGAGACCCAGCTGCGGGCCTTCGCCGAAGCCACCGGCATCCCGGTCGCGGACACCCACGCAGGCAAGGGCGCGGTGGCCTGGGACCACCCCTGCGCGGTCGGCGGCATCGGCTCGACCGGCTCCTACGCCGCGAACGAGCTGGCGAAGGAAGCCGATGTCGTCCTCGGTATCGGCACCCGTTACTCCGACTTCACCACCGCCAGCCACACCGTCTTCGGCAACCCCGGCGTCACCTTCGTCAACCTCAACGTGGCCCGCCTCGACGCGGTCAAGCACTCCGCCGAGCCGCTGGTCGCCGACGCCCGCCTCGGTATCCAGGCTCTCGCGGGCGTGCTGACGGACTGGGAGGTCGACCCCTCCTACCGCCGCCGCACCCGAGAACTGATCGCCCGCACCAGGGAGATCGAGGAGGAGTGCTTCGCCCCCGAGCGCAACACCGGCGCACTCCCCGCCCAGACCCAGATCCTCGGCGCGCTCAATGACGTACTCGGTGACCGTGACGTCGTCATCAACGCGGCCGGCTCCATGCCCGGCGACCTCCAGCAACTGTGGCGGGCCCGGGACCCGAAGGCCTACCACGTCGAATACGCCTACTCCTGCATGGGCTACGAGGTCGCCGCCGGCGTCGGCGCCAAGATGGCCGACCCCTCCCGCGAGGTCGTCGTCCTGGTCGGCGACGGCTCCTATCTGATGATGGCCCAGGAAATCGTGACCATGGTCTCCGAGGGGCTGAAGACCATCATCGTCCTCGTCCAGAACCACGGCTTCGCCTCCATCGGCGCCCTGTCGGAGTCGCTGGGCTCGCAGCGCTTCGGCACCAAGTACCGCTTCCGCGACGGCAGTTCGGGACAGCTCGACGGCGAAGTGCTCCCCGTCGATCTCGCCGCCAACGCCTCCTCCCTCGGCGCGTACGTCCTGCACGCCACCTCCGTGGACGAGTTCCGCGCCGCGATGGAGAAGGCCAAGGCCGCGACCCGCACCACGGTCGTGCACGTCGAGACCGACCTCTACGGGCCCAACCCGCCCGGCCACGGCTGGTGGGACGTCCCCGTCAGCGAGACCTCGGCCCTGGACTCCACCCGCACCGCGTACGAGACGTACGCCGCCCACAAGCGCGACCAGCGGCACTACCTGTAA
- a CDS encoding CoA-acylating methylmalonate-semialdehyde dehydrogenase, with protein MNTIQHWINGSPTAGTGPQTAPVFNPATGREQARVALGGGADVDAAVAAAANAFETWSESSLSQRTQVMFALRQLLVEHEEELGRIISAEHGKTVDDARGEITRGREVVEYACGLGDVLKGSFSDQVSRGVDVHDFRQPLGVVAGITPFNFPAMVPLWMHPIAIATGNTFILKPSERDPSAANFVAGLYRRAGLPDGVFNVVHGGKDAVDAILTHPRIEAVSFVGSTPIARYVHETATAHGKRVQALGGAKNHAVVLPDADLEFAANHITAGAYGSAGERCMAVSVAVAVGDAADALVEVLERKAREVKVGPGDQPGTEMGPLVTRAAQERVENAVGGAAAQGATVVVDGRGLKVDGHEEGFFTGPSLLDHVTTEMDAYKEELFGPVLAVIRAESLDQAIDLINANPYGNGTALFTASGEAARRFQRHIKVGMIGINVPVPVPMSYYSFGGWKDSLIGDSPIHGPDGIRFYTRPKVVTTRWPQPAQQVTAGFDFPTSS; from the coding sequence GTGAATACCATCCAGCACTGGATCAACGGCTCCCCCACCGCCGGTACGGGGCCACAGACCGCGCCCGTGTTCAACCCGGCCACCGGCAGGGAGCAGGCCCGCGTCGCCCTCGGCGGCGGCGCCGACGTGGACGCAGCCGTGGCAGCCGCCGCGAACGCCTTCGAGACCTGGTCGGAGTCGTCGCTGTCCCAGCGCACCCAGGTGATGTTCGCCTTGCGGCAGTTGCTCGTCGAGCACGAGGAGGAACTCGGGCGGATCATTTCCGCCGAGCACGGCAAGACCGTCGACGACGCGCGCGGCGAGATCACCCGCGGCCGGGAGGTCGTCGAGTACGCCTGCGGCCTCGGCGACGTCCTCAAGGGATCCTTCTCCGACCAGGTCTCGCGCGGAGTGGACGTGCACGACTTCCGCCAGCCACTCGGAGTCGTCGCGGGCATCACACCGTTCAACTTCCCCGCCATGGTGCCTCTTTGGATGCACCCGATCGCCATCGCCACCGGCAACACCTTCATCCTGAAGCCGAGCGAGCGCGACCCGTCCGCGGCGAACTTCGTCGCCGGCCTCTACCGGCGCGCCGGGCTGCCGGACGGTGTCTTCAACGTCGTGCACGGCGGCAAGGACGCGGTCGACGCGATCCTCACCCACCCCCGGATCGAGGCTGTCTCCTTCGTCGGCTCCACCCCGATCGCCAGGTACGTCCACGAGACCGCCACCGCCCACGGCAAGCGCGTCCAGGCCCTCGGCGGCGCCAAGAACCACGCCGTCGTCCTCCCCGACGCCGACCTGGAGTTCGCCGCCAACCACATCACCGCCGGCGCCTACGGCTCGGCCGGCGAGCGCTGCATGGCCGTCTCCGTGGCCGTGGCGGTCGGCGACGCCGCCGACGCCCTGGTCGAGGTGCTGGAGCGCAAGGCCCGCGAGGTGAAGGTCGGCCCGGGCGACCAGCCCGGCACCGAGATGGGCCCGCTGGTCACCCGGGCCGCGCAGGAGCGCGTCGAGAACGCGGTCGGCGGCGCGGCAGCGCAGGGGGCCACGGTGGTGGTCGACGGGCGTGGGCTGAAGGTCGACGGCCACGAGGAGGGCTTCTTCACCGGCCCCTCCCTCCTGGACCACGTCACCACCGAGATGGACGCCTACAAGGAGGAGCTGTTCGGGCCGGTCCTCGCCGTCATCCGCGCCGAGAGCCTCGACCAGGCGATCGACCTGATCAACGCCAACCCGTACGGCAACGGCACCGCCCTGTTCACCGCCTCCGGCGAAGCCGCCCGCCGATTCCAGCGCCACATCAAGGTCGGCATGATCGGCATCAACGTCCCCGTGCCCGTGCCGATGTCGTACTACTCCTTCGGCGGCTGGAAGGACTCCCTCATCGGCGACTCCCCCATCCACGGCCCCGACGGCATCCGCTTCTACACCCGCCCCAAGGTCGTCACCACCCGCTGGCCCCAGCCCGCCCAGCAGGTGACCGCCGGCTTCGACTTCCCCACCTCCAGCTGA